A part of Paenibacillus sp. IHBB 10380 genomic DNA contains:
- a CDS encoding transglutaminase domain-containing protein, which translates to MTIQTSVFSLDDRTMELIERKFGEKQLVAQARNVQLFNIFRQELTEEETWALKFLYAYMPLNDLADYEGSLFLSHVRQTLDIRKQVPWGERVPDSLFLNFVLPYRVNSENIEDCRGILFDELADRIVNLSMAEAILETNYWCHEKATYIGSDSRTISPLTMIRNARGRCGEESTLAVAALRSLGIPARQCYTPRWAHCDNNHAWVEAWADGQWVYIGACEPEPRLNQGWFSPPARRAMLINTRIPANYPGPEDITLAHEWFTEINLLGNYAPTRTITVLVKDENGQAVEGAKVFFELYNTAELSPIAVLPTNEWGEVSFKTGFGDLVIRAVHVGRWGEKKITVADGEHFEVVLDQTQQPEGTVDFDLVPPPEREGDATEPVSEEEIQRHNGRLEKGMLIRKSYEETFVDEAQASDIARILDLQPERVWDVLHKARGNSREIAAFLEERCHDYGEWPLRLLESLNEKDLIDTFRDTLDDHLIGSLSQQGEYPEDIFVRYILCPRVQYEMLGPYKRFFQGEFTEAESAIFRASPSDLVRRLNEEWEIREDLSQLKGKGTPLGTFQLKKGDRTSLDILFVTVCRSLGIPARLHPSEQKPQYMTDDSWEDAVFGKETDQDTEKKNNGTLQCLRDVESATEAPVASYSENFTFARLENGIYTTLLYPQGKLDVYDEPFEVEQGSYRMITGMRLKDGTAQIRCTYFTVYAGEQTEVTLSFRKVQLDIPVLGSVNRNSMFALSDGTDKTLGELVGTKGALIAWIEPEREPSKHLIREICELAEPFSKIGAPIILVVGDDKWTASFDPSGYPSLPSGSMIVRDSVYDSLQGFMSQLAEREDSFPHVYVLDEQDRIRYTESGYKLGIGKEALQVLSGIWKP; encoded by the coding sequence ATGACTATTCAAACTTCTGTGTTCTCATTGGATGATCGGACCATGGAGCTTATCGAGCGTAAGTTCGGCGAGAAGCAGCTTGTCGCTCAGGCGCGAAATGTTCAGTTGTTCAATATATTTCGGCAGGAACTAACTGAAGAAGAGACATGGGCACTCAAATTCTTGTATGCGTATATGCCTTTGAATGATTTGGCCGATTACGAAGGTTCATTATTCTTGAGCCATGTCCGCCAAACATTGGACATCCGCAAGCAGGTTCCATGGGGCGAAAGGGTTCCTGACTCCCTATTTCTAAATTTCGTGTTACCGTACCGGGTGAATAGTGAGAATATCGAAGATTGTCGAGGCATCTTATTCGATGAATTGGCAGATCGTATCGTGAACTTGTCAATGGCGGAGGCCATTCTAGAGACGAATTATTGGTGCCATGAGAAAGCAACATATATTGGAAGTGATTCGCGGACGATCTCGCCGCTGACGATGATTAGGAATGCGCGTGGCCGCTGCGGCGAAGAATCGACACTTGCGGTTGCGGCGCTCCGAAGCTTAGGCATTCCTGCCCGACAGTGTTATACCCCACGCTGGGCTCATTGCGACAATAACCATGCTTGGGTGGAGGCATGGGCTGATGGGCAGTGGGTTTACATCGGCGCATGTGAACCGGAACCACGACTGAACCAAGGATGGTTTAGTCCACCCGCTCGAAGAGCGATGCTTATTAACACACGGATTCCTGCGAACTATCCTGGTCCGGAGGACATCACGCTTGCTCACGAGTGGTTTACGGAAATCAATCTACTCGGTAATTATGCACCTACGCGGACAATCACGGTTCTTGTGAAGGATGAGAACGGTCAGGCGGTTGAAGGTGCCAAGGTATTCTTCGAGTTATACAACACGGCCGAATTATCACCCATTGCCGTGCTACCGACGAACGAATGGGGCGAGGTCTCATTCAAGACAGGGTTTGGTGATCTTGTCATTCGAGCGGTACATGTAGGCCGGTGGGGTGAAAAGAAAATCACAGTTGCAGATGGTGAACATTTCGAGGTCGTTCTTGACCAGACACAGCAGCCAGAAGGAACGGTGGATTTTGATCTGGTCCCGCCGCCGGAACGGGAGGGTGACGCAACAGAACCGGTATCCGAGGAAGAGATACAGCGGCATAACGGCCGTCTCGAGAAAGGAATGCTGATCCGGAAAAGCTACGAGGAGACATTCGTAGATGAAGCTCAAGCGAGTGATATCGCTCGGATACTTGACCTACAGCCTGAGCGGGTATGGGATGTGCTGCACAAAGCGCGTGGGAACAGCCGCGAAATTGCAGCTTTCCTGGAGGAACGTTGTCATGACTATGGCGAGTGGCCGCTGCGTCTACTAGAAAGCTTGAATGAAAAAGATTTGATAGATACGTTCCGTGATACTTTGGACGATCACCTGATCGGATCCCTCTCTCAACAAGGAGAGTATCCGGAAGATATCTTTGTTCGGTATATCCTTTGTCCGCGTGTACAATATGAAATGCTTGGACCGTATAAGCGCTTTTTCCAAGGCGAATTCACCGAAGCGGAATCGGCTATATTTAGAGCGAGCCCATCTGATCTGGTGCGTCGTCTGAATGAGGAGTGGGAGATCAGGGAAGATTTGTCCCAATTAAAAGGCAAGGGAACACCCCTAGGTACCTTCCAGTTGAAGAAGGGAGACCGTACTTCCCTTGATATTCTGTTCGTAACCGTCTGCCGCAGCCTAGGAATTCCGGCACGACTGCATCCGAGTGAACAGAAGCCGCAATATATGACAGATGATAGCTGGGAAGATGCGGTATTCGGGAAAGAAACAGATCAGGATACGGAGAAGAAGAATAATGGCACACTGCAATGCCTTCGGGATGTCGAATCGGCAACGGAAGCCCCGGTAGCTTCGTATTCTGAGAACTTCACTTTTGCGCGGTTGGAGAATGGAATCTACACAACGTTGCTCTATCCGCAAGGTAAATTGGATGTGTACGATGAGCCGTTCGAAGTCGAGCAGGGATCTTACCGAATGATAACGGGCATGCGTCTGAAAGATGGAACAGCACAGATCCGTTGTACTTATTTCACGGTGTATGCCGGTGAACAAACAGAGGTGACCCTGTCATTCCGCAAAGTTCAACTTGACATTCCGGTGCTTGGTTCAGTCAATCGGAACAGCATGTTCGCCTTGTCGGACGGAACAGATAAGACACTAGGGGAACTGGTGGGTACGAAAGGAGCCTTGATCGCTTGGATCGAACCGGAGCGGGAGCCGTCTAAGCATTTGATTCGCGAAATTTGTGAGCTTGCTGAGCCGTTCTCGAAAATCGGCGCCCCTATCATTCT
- a CDS encoding carbohydrate-binding family 9-like protein, giving the protein MNQSGVPEPNIEYAPKHYICKRATEPLILDGRVDKHFWTEADWSDDFVDIEGDLRPKPTKRTRVKMLWDDDYFYFAAELMEEQIWATLTERDSVIFYDNDFEIFIDPDGDTHQYYEFEINALNTVWDLLLVKPYRDGGPPVNAWDINGLQTAVHIDGELNCPSAVNRKWSVEVAMPWTSLRECALEGRPPVKGEFWRVNFSRVDWRVEVKEDEYCKVVNPDTGKPYPEDNWVWSPMGIINMHYPELWGYVVFADKYGPEYFEPSPDERMKWELRKLYYRERNFFANNGEFTTDVKMLMGNEAWSITPTIEATSRLFLISAPSSDGSATLYIREDGKLWKE; this is encoded by the coding sequence GTGAATCAAAGTGGAGTACCGGAGCCGAACATTGAATATGCTCCGAAACATTATATTTGTAAACGCGCGACTGAACCACTCATTCTGGACGGTCGTGTGGATAAGCATTTCTGGACGGAAGCTGATTGGAGTGACGATTTCGTTGATATTGAAGGAGACCTTCGTCCGAAGCCTACGAAACGAACCCGAGTGAAAATGCTGTGGGACGATGATTATTTTTACTTTGCGGCGGAATTGATGGAAGAACAGATTTGGGCTACGTTGACGGAACGAGATTCGGTTATTTTTTATGATAACGATTTTGAAATATTCATTGATCCTGACGGAGATACGCACCAATATTACGAGTTCGAAATCAATGCGTTGAACACGGTATGGGATCTGCTGCTGGTCAAGCCATATCGTGATGGCGGGCCTCCGGTTAATGCCTGGGATATTAACGGACTACAGACGGCAGTGCATATTGACGGTGAGTTGAATTGTCCAAGTGCGGTAAATCGAAAATGGAGTGTTGAGGTGGCTATGCCTTGGACTAGCTTGAGAGAATGCGCGCTCGAAGGCCGCCCTCCGGTAAAAGGTGAATTCTGGCGCGTTAATTTCTCCCGCGTTGATTGGCGCGTAGAGGTTAAGGAAGACGAATACTGCAAGGTTGTGAATCCAGACACAGGGAAGCCTTATCCAGAGGATAACTGGGTGTGGTCACCGATGGGAATTATTAATATGCATTATCCGGAATTATGGGGCTATGTCGTGTTTGCTGATAAGTACGGCCCTGAATACTTTGAGCCGTCACCAGATGAACGCATGAAGTGGGAGCTACGTAAGCTTTATTATCGTGAGCGCAATTTCTTCGCAAACAACGGTGAATTTACCACAGATGTGAAGATGTTGATGGGGAACGAGGCATGGAGTATTACACCAACAATCGAGGCAACCAGCAGACTGTTTCTGATTTCAGCGCCGTCATCCGACGGTAGCGCAACCCTGTATATCAGGGAAGATGGAAAGTTGTGGAAGGAGTAA
- a CDS encoding helix-turn-helix domain-containing protein yields MKPNYFKSKLFLKYFWSYLFILIIPLVFITLFIYGNAVTNLRAEIERSHLNQLTQTKNIIDDRIKEMSDIASRISYDERLTPYRVHDPYLGREAIQALDQYKAPSSIIGEMLLYFHNDKRIYSSQGMSSLDVFTDKYNFHNWTPKDLIYDLNSVKLPTMRPADLLNRNSFQQSILAYLVPITPNSPSPHGTVMYFINEAELTSLIDSILGNYQGLSYIIDNNGQILTDNRQGESLMEAEANFLFGLSPGIHSQTLNGKQHSIVSVKSENNGWTYVTLMPSAQFFSSVLHVRSFIIMLFSIVVLVGAAIAIMLARIQYQPISTLAEFANSNAKPNRLANKSVQSGNELERIRTLLVDYSSRVDLQEPYARNHFLFMLLKYGSAQNQPPDLLEIFNLQFDRTHHFVMLIGWGELEDGQNNKQDRQEIIELLARMEFHELAAHAYGVELPQPKQLALIVSFNLDAAMQEFIHVQHIVQDIRGNILEMVDVIPTIGVGTCYSSPDQLNQSFIEACSAFELRTSTDHGTVTFFEKLSYTPDHTYWIPDNVLLKLSQSLKQGSYAVAAQIIRPEFRHLNTSEISALLMRCICFDILNTMLKTASELGIDNAMQEMAPHMMFNSLDELERSFLNIASRICAQVERNQMKKEHSLMDQVIAYINSHYMDHNLSLETISFEFAISPSHVSRSFKEKMGLNFIPYIWQKRMEEVMHQLKTTNDPLKDIIMRVGYLDTPNFIRKFKKETGLTPGQYRKLHTENERIKSGT; encoded by the coding sequence ATGAAACCGAATTACTTTAAGTCCAAACTATTCTTAAAATATTTCTGGTCCTACTTGTTCATTTTGATCATCCCATTAGTCTTCATTACGTTATTCATCTATGGAAACGCTGTCACTAATCTCCGGGCTGAGATTGAACGTTCTCATCTCAATCAATTAACGCAAACCAAAAATATCATTGATGACCGGATAAAAGAAATGAGTGACATCGCTTCGCGTATCTCCTATGACGAGAGGCTTACTCCATATCGGGTTCATGATCCCTATTTGGGCAGAGAAGCCATTCAAGCACTGGATCAATATAAAGCACCCAGTTCCATCATTGGTGAAATGCTCTTGTACTTCCATAATGATAAACGCATTTACTCTTCACAAGGAATGTCGAGTCTAGACGTATTTACGGACAAGTACAATTTCCACAATTGGACTCCTAAAGACCTTATCTATGATTTGAACAGCGTCAAATTACCAACGATGCGCCCGGCGGATCTCCTCAACCGCAACTCCTTTCAACAATCGATTCTGGCTTATCTTGTTCCGATTACACCGAACAGCCCTAGCCCGCACGGAACGGTCATGTACTTCATCAATGAAGCTGAACTTACCAGCTTAATTGATTCGATTCTAGGTAATTACCAAGGGCTATCTTATATTATTGATAACAACGGCCAAATTCTAACCGATAACCGTCAAGGTGAATCCCTTATGGAGGCTGAGGCCAACTTCCTATTTGGGCTGTCTCCAGGGATTCACAGCCAGACATTAAACGGCAAACAGCATTCCATCGTATCCGTTAAATCAGAAAATAACGGATGGACATATGTGACATTGATGCCGAGCGCTCAATTCTTCAGCAGCGTCCTGCATGTTCGCAGCTTCATTATCATGTTGTTCTCCATCGTCGTGCTCGTCGGAGCTGCGATCGCGATTATGCTGGCCCGAATTCAATACCAACCCATATCCACTCTGGCGGAATTCGCTAATTCCAACGCCAAACCAAACCGATTAGCCAACAAATCTGTCCAATCCGGTAACGAGCTTGAACGAATTCGGACTTTACTTGTAGATTACAGCTCACGAGTAGACCTTCAAGAGCCCTATGCAAGAAATCATTTTCTCTTCATGCTGTTGAAATACGGAAGCGCTCAAAACCAACCGCCAGATCTCTTAGAAATATTCAATCTTCAATTCGACCGAACTCACCACTTCGTTATGCTGATCGGGTGGGGCGAATTGGAAGACGGGCAAAACAATAAACAAGATAGACAGGAGATCATTGAGCTTCTTGCCCGGATGGAGTTCCACGAACTGGCTGCACATGCCTACGGCGTTGAACTTCCTCAACCGAAACAACTCGCGCTCATTGTCAGCTTCAATCTAGATGCCGCCATGCAAGAGTTCATCCATGTCCAACACATTGTCCAAGACATACGCGGCAATATACTCGAAATGGTCGACGTTATTCCAACGATTGGCGTTGGGACCTGTTATTCTAGTCCTGACCAACTTAATCAATCCTTTATTGAGGCCTGTTCCGCGTTTGAATTACGCACGTCAACCGATCATGGCACCGTCACTTTTTTCGAGAAGCTGTCCTATACGCCAGACCACACGTACTGGATCCCAGATAACGTGTTACTGAAGCTCTCACAAAGCTTGAAGCAAGGAAGCTATGCTGTAGCGGCACAGATCATCCGCCCGGAGTTCCGTCATTTGAATACATCAGAAATTTCCGCACTGCTTATGCGCTGCATCTGCTTCGACATTCTGAATACGATGCTGAAGACTGCATCTGAACTCGGCATCGATAACGCGATGCAGGAAATGGCCCCTCATATGATGTTCAATTCATTGGATGAATTGGAGCGCAGCTTCCTAAATATTGCTTCCCGGATCTGTGCTCAGGTCGAGCGTAATCAGATGAAGAAAGAGCATTCCCTGATGGATCAAGTTATTGCCTACATTAACAGTCACTATATGGACCATAATCTTAGTCTTGAGACGATATCCTTCGAGTTCGCCATCTCTCCTTCACATGTTAGCCGTTCATTCAAGGAAAAGATGGGATTAAACTTCATCCCGTATATATGGCAAAAAAGGATGGAAGAGGTTATGCACCAATTAAAAACGACGAACGACCCATTAAAGGACATTATTATGCGAGTCGGTTATCTCGATACACCGAACTTCATCCGTAAATTTAAGAAGGAAACCGGATTGACCCCTGGCCAATACCGTAAACTTCACACAGAGAACGAGCGGATCAAATCGGGCACTTGA